Proteins co-encoded in one Capsicum annuum cultivar UCD-10X-F1 chromosome 9, UCD10Xv1.1, whole genome shotgun sequence genomic window:
- the LOC107854011 gene encoding organic cation/carnitine transporter 3 has product MTTEQKEPLLSDLAQKRCLISLDDTIEECIGEFGWSQFVQAILVSLAWVFDAQQSFISVFTDAKPTWHCSINSSCQIKKSVCDLPKDMWRWDLPTWTSIVSDWSLECSSSVITGLPASSFFIGCLFGGFLLCTLADSSFGRKNMLVLSCLIMSIIGCITALSTNIWMYSALRFLSGFGRATIGTCSLVLSTELVGRKWRGQVGIISFVCFTFGFISLPGIAYLNKGNSWRVMYLWTCVPAVLYTIVVHFIVHESPRWLYLRGDKEEFVKTLKSISKPATRSRLTSSFFETLFTDLEGNMSMSSSQDLDLYSTIKLLIEKGWALHRLLTVVLIGFGVGMVYYGMPLGVGDLGFDIYLSITLNALSELPSSLIAFFLIGKMNRKVSLLGFSLLSGICSVGCALIKGSERLKWFQMGLEMVSFFSACTSFNFLLIYTLELFPTCVRNCAVSMVRQSLVVGGALSPLLVALGRNNNLFSYGIFGVCSTTFGLFTVWLPETKGRLLCDTMDEEERLLERASVVDLK; this is encoded by the coding sequence ATGACGACTGAGCAGAAGGAACCTCTCTTGTCCGATTTGGCGCAAAAAAGATGTCTCATTTCACTTGATGATACGATTGAAGAATGCATAGGAGAATTTGGGTGGTCGCAATTTGTACAAGCCATTTTGGTCTCTCTAGCTTGGGTCTTCGATGCTCAACAATCATTCATCAGTGTCTTCACTGATGCTAAGCCAACTTGGCATTGCAGTATTAATTCGTCCTgccaaataaaaaaaagtgtatgCGACCTTCCAAAGGATATGTGGAGATGGGATTTGCCTACATGGACATCCATTGTGTCCGATTGGTCACTGGAATGTAGCAGCTCAGTCATCACTGGCCTCCCAGCTTCATCTTTCTTCATCGGCTGCCTCTTTGGTGGATTCCTTCTATGCACTTTAGCTGATTCCTCCTTTGGCCGAAAAAACATGCTAGTTTTGTCATGCCTTATAATGTCTATTATAGGTTGCATTACTGCGCTTTCTACTAATATATGGATGTACTCTGCCTTGAGGTTCCTCTCTGGATTCGGCAGGGCAACTATAGGGACGTGCTCTCTTGTTTTATCCACCGAACTAGTGGGAAGAAAGTGGCGAGGCCAAGTTGGGATTATTAGCTTCGTTTGTTTCACTTTTGGATTTATATCTTTACCAGGGATAGCTTATTTAAATAAAGGAAATTCGTGGAGAGTTATGTATCTCTGGACTTGTGTGCCCGCTGTCCTGTATACAATTGTTGTACATTTCATTGTTCATGAATCACCTAGGTGGCTTTATTTGCGGGGAGATAAGGAAGAATTTGTTAAGACACTGAAAAGCATATCAAAACCAGCCACACGGAGCAGGTTGACTTCAAGCTTCTTTGAAACGTTATTTACGGATTTGGAAGGTAACATGTCCATGTCGTCGTCACAAGATTTGGATCTCTACTCGACCATCAAATTGTTGATTGAAAAAGGCTGGGCTTTGCATCGACTGCTAACAGTAGTGTTGATTGGTTTTGGGGTTGGGATGGTGTATTATGGCATGCCGTTAGGGGTTGGAGACTTGGGATTTGATATCTACTTAAGCATCACGCTTAATGCATTATCGGAGCTTCCATCGTCCTTGATAGCATTTTTCCTTATAGGTAAAATGAACAGGAAAGTGTCACTCTTGGGATTTTCCTTACTAAGTGGAATATGTAGCGTGGGCTGCGCATTGATAAAAGGAAGTGAGAGATTAAAGTGGTTTCAAATGGGGCTGGAAATGGTATCCTTTTTTAGTGCTTGTACTTCATTCAATTTTCTATTGATTTACACGTTGGAACTATTTCCAACGTGCGTGAGGAACTGTGCTGTGTCAATGGTAAGGCAGTCACTAGTAGTTGGTGGTGCATTGAGTCCGCTGCTTGTAGCACTTGGAAGGAACaataacttattttcttatgGGATTTTTGGAGTGTGTAGCACCACATTTGGTTTGTTTACGGTGTGGTTGCCTGAGACTAAGGGCAGGCTACTTTGTGACACTATGGACGAAGAGGAACGCCTTCTGGAACGAGCGTCAGTTGTTGACCTCAAATAG